A genomic segment from Candidatus Poribacteria bacterium encodes:
- a CDS encoding sigma-70 family RNA polymerase sigma factor has translation MERSDVDLIRRTLEGDQRAFTALVNKYQKQIHTLVWRKIGDFHIAEEITQDIFLKVYKKLSTLKPPDRFPGWLYVIATRHCITWLRKKRVSTTSLDAMPTTELEELCYARYEAAHNEEASVEHQRGIVKRLLQKLPESERTVVTLFYLAEMSCENISEFLGVSPNTIKSRLHRARKRLEKQEHLLHDAPSIFQLPQTLTEKVMREIARIKPTSPSVGKPWVPWALSFSSTLLVILMMGFGPQTLSRFQQPYDLDATSEMTVELVDAPVVFELKRELDVRNQFGKGNAPGKDGSGTVSKADAGLLTVAADTTKIRKTEPQWMPTRGPEGGGVGNLFATSQKEVYAIGGTRLYQLAADNTEWTLINAALPVTPYRMPMAEGKDTLYIVTETDLLASTDHGVTLHFLGPRPRGRAIALLIPSKLRWSQDAQIEMYLVLADGVFRSTDTGKAWNAFNDGLTAPEIHTAVTVGNIPFLGTKQGLYRLNSGVWEKLSVAQAQSIDALAVADDRIYISAPRQGDQKSGSLFASSDFGASWTDITPMNLKVGMSPLTIGSVKLVAAGETLLVLGAGVLGSRDAGDTWEYLGFHKHALALGFAPAIALDENTFFVALGSSLGRSTDGGSSWHSFTTGIAEPQILDLAQVNNVLYAVTNKGVAKSIDGGNQWTQMDTNLPLSPNKSLGELKLSNMTVVGDSLYVRTKQGGSTNCLLHLPANTDTLIHIEGMPVYVDPSHGEWLEGLVNTADTLAERGLGLSNDESDYRLGIKEAIVRTTGEFAVSENAFYIEYERKLYRWARGDREWHDTGVQDAPVFGDFYATDGFQFAVSGKIMYLGKSDGSLFQSLDGGDTWRDITADFPFQLNRAESQDQLLKKLPHFREIRFVDNTVYVSTKDGVAVSSDGENWHTLTDSKYTPIAMRQLAVDGTTLYGVSQTGVYRLNNSTGIWEQITSEVLGRVTSLVVVGNVLYVGTEHRGLLSLPLSNL, from the coding sequence ATGGAGAGAAGCGATGTTGACCTGATTCGACGGACTTTAGAGGGTGACCAACGCGCATTTACAGCACTCGTGAACAAATACCAAAAGCAGATTCACACTTTGGTCTGGCGAAAAATAGGGGATTTCCATATCGCCGAGGAAATCACACAGGATATTTTTTTGAAGGTGTACAAAAAGTTATCGACGTTGAAACCACCGGATCGTTTTCCAGGGTGGCTCTATGTAATTGCGACGCGGCACTGTATCACATGGCTCCGAAAGAAGAGGGTATCAACGACCTCCCTGGATGCGATGCCTACAACCGAGTTAGAGGAGTTATGTTATGCACGATATGAGGCAGCACATAACGAAGAAGCATCTGTTGAACACCAGCGCGGCATCGTCAAACGCCTGCTCCAAAAACTCCCAGAGAGCGAGCGCACTGTTGTAACACTGTTTTATCTGGCAGAAATGTCTTGCGAAAACATTAGCGAATTCTTGGGGGTATCCCCAAACACTATTAAGAGTCGTCTCCACCGCGCCCGCAAGCGGTTGGAGAAGCAAGAACATCTGCTCCACGATGCCCCAAGCATTTTCCAATTGCCGCAAACCCTAACCGAGAAGGTCATGCGTGAAATTGCCCGTATCAAGCCGACATCGCCTTCTGTGGGTAAACCTTGGGTGCCGTGGGCACTCTCCTTTTCTTCAACGCTTTTGGTTATCCTGATGATGGGATTCGGTCCCCAGACGTTATCTCGCTTCCAGCAACCCTACGACTTGGATGCAACCTCGGAGATGACAGTTGAATTGGTTGACGCACCCGTTGTGTTTGAACTGAAACGAGAACTGGATGTGAGAAATCAGTTTGGAAAGGGTAATGCTCCGGGAAAAGACGGTAGTGGTACCGTTTCAAAAGCCGATGCTGGACTGTTGACAGTAGCAGCGGATACAACAAAGATACGAAAGACAGAACCACAATGGATGCCAACAAGGGGACCGGAGGGGGGCGGTGTCGGGAACTTATTTGCCACATCTCAAAAAGAGGTCTATGCGATTGGAGGCACTCGGCTCTACCAGTTAGCAGCTGACAACACTGAATGGACACTCATTAACGCCGCACTTCCCGTTACACCTTATAGGATGCCGATGGCAGAAGGGAAAGATACGCTCTATATTGTTACTGAGACCGATCTGCTCGCGTCAACGGATCACGGCGTGACATTGCATTTCCTCGGTCCACGGCCACGCGGACGTGCCATCGCACTACTTATCCCCAGCAAGTTACGCTGGTCGCAGGATGCCCAGATTGAAATGTACCTCGTTCTTGCAGACGGTGTGTTTCGTTCGACAGATACTGGTAAAGCATGGAACGCCTTTAACGATGGCTTGACCGCACCAGAGATACATACTGCCGTTACCGTTGGGAACATCCCCTTTTTAGGGACAAAGCAGGGTCTCTATCGGCTTAATTCAGGTGTATGGGAGAAATTATCTGTTGCACAGGCACAATCTATTGACGCGTTAGCAGTCGCTGACGATAGAATCTACATCAGTGCCCCAAGGCAGGGAGATCAGAAATCTGGTTCGCTCTTTGCTTCAAGCGACTTTGGGGCATCTTGGACTGATATAACGCCCATGAATCTAAAAGTAGGAATGTCACCATTGACGATCGGATCTGTCAAGCTTGTAGCGGCAGGTGAAACCCTTTTGGTATTGGGTGCTGGCGTGTTAGGTTCAAGAGATGCTGGCGACACATGGGAATACCTCGGTTTCCACAAGCACGCGCTTGCGCTCGGTTTTGCTCCAGCGATCGCTTTAGATGAGAATACTTTTTTCGTCGCACTCGGGAGTAGTCTCGGACGTTCAACTGATGGCGGCAGTAGTTGGCATTCGTTCACAACGGGTATAGCAGAACCCCAAATTCTCGATCTTGCACAGGTTAACAACGTGCTCTACGCTGTAACGAATAAAGGTGTCGCTAAATCTATCGATGGTGGAAATCAGTGGACGCAGATGGACACGAATTTACCACTCTCGCCAAATAAATCGCTCGGTGAGTTGAAATTGTCGAATATGACAGTCGTGGGAGATTCGCTTTACGTCAGAACAAAGCAGGGCGGCAGCACAAACTGCCTGCTCCATTTACCCGCCAATACTGATACGCTGATCCATATTGAGGGAATGCCTGTTTATGTGGATCCGAGCCACGGCGAATGGTTGGAGGGGCTGGTAAACACCGCCGATACACTCGCCGAGCGCGGCTTAGGTTTATCAAATGATGAATCTGACTATCGACTCGGCATCAAGGAGGCCATCGTCCGAACAACAGGCGAGTTCGCTGTCAGCGAAAACGCGTTCTACATTGAATACGAACGGAAACTCTACCGATGGGCACGTGGAGATCGTGAATGGCACGACACAGGGGTCCAAGATGCACCCGTATTCGGGGACTTCTATGCGACTGACGGGTTCCAATTCGCTGTCTCAGGAAAGATCATGTATCTCGGAAAAAGTGACGGCAGCCTCTTCCAATCCTTGGATGGCGGAGACACTTGGAGAGATATTACCGCAGACTTCCCCTTTCAGCTTAATAGAGCAGAATCGCAAGACCAACTCCTAAAAAAATTGCCACACTTCAGAGAAATACGCTTTGTGGATAACACGGTATACGTTTCAACAAAAGACGGTGTTGCCGTGTCAAGCGATGGCGAAAACTGGCATACACTCACCGATTCAAAATATACTCCGATTGCCATGCGCCAATTGGCAGTTGATGGCACAACCCTCTACGGTGTTTCCCAAACAGGTGTTTACCGACTGAACAACAGCACAGGCATCTGGGAGCAGATTACCTCAGAAGTTCTTGGACGAGTAACGTCTCTCGTTGTTGTGGGGAATGTTCTCTATGTTGGCACTGAACACCGTGGGCTTTTAAGTTTGCCCTTGTCCAACTTGTAG
- a CDS encoding D-2-hydroxyacid dehydrogenase — protein MKILINTDITSEQQQQIESVSEELSLVRPQNSEEALREIVDTDIVLGGFNRSLFENAQQLKWVQVLSAGVDGLLFPEFVESDVILTSAKGFVGPHLADQTWALLLGLLRGIGRSVRERTWDNRMSIRLATWELSERTLGIVGLGGTGIDVARRAQGFDMRVIAVDPETIEAPSFVHEVWKMDRFHDLLSESDVVAICAPLTPETHGMFDDAAFEQMKSHALLINVTRGKIVDGPALLRALTSGSIGGAGLDVTPEEPLPTDSPLWDLPNVIITPHVAGGSPIRLDRSVGLFCDNLERLLVGKPLLSIIDKEKGY, from the coding sequence ATGAAAATTCTGATTAACACTGATATTACCTCGGAACAACAGCAGCAGATTGAATCCGTTTCTGAGGAACTTTCGCTTGTGCGTCCACAGAATTCGGAAGAGGCATTGCGCGAAATTGTGGATACCGACATTGTGTTGGGTGGGTTCAATCGCTCTCTTTTTGAGAATGCGCAACAACTCAAATGGGTGCAAGTACTCTCCGCTGGCGTTGACGGCTTGCTGTTTCCCGAATTTGTTGAGAGCGATGTTATCCTAACGAGCGCGAAAGGGTTTGTGGGACCCCATTTGGCAGATCAGACGTGGGCTTTACTTTTAGGTCTCCTCCGCGGTATCGGACGTTCAGTACGCGAGCGGACATGGGACAATCGGATGTCGATCCGTTTGGCAACGTGGGAGTTAAGCGAACGGACACTGGGTATCGTCGGACTCGGCGGCACAGGTATCGACGTTGCGCGCCGCGCACAAGGATTCGATATGCGCGTCATCGCTGTTGACCCAGAGACGATTGAGGCTCCGTCGTTTGTCCACGAAGTTTGGAAAATGGATCGGTTCCATGACCTTCTGTCAGAATCAGATGTTGTCGCTATCTGCGCGCCGCTGACACCGGAGACGCACGGCATGTTCGACGATGCGGCGTTTGAACAGATGAAATCACACGCGTTGCTTATCAACGTCACACGCGGCAAAATTGTAGATGGACCTGCACTACTTCGCGCGCTCACTTCGGGAAGCATCGGCGGTGCGGGATTGGATGTCACGCCTGAAGAACCGCTGCCTACGGACAGTCCGTTATGGGATCTGCCGAATGTGATTATTACACCACACGTCGCCGGTGGTTCACCCATCCGCTTGGATCGATCGGTTGGGCTTTTCTGTGATAACTTAGAACGACTTCTCGTTGGCAAACCGCTTCTCAGCATAATTGATAAAGAAAAAGGCTATTAG
- a CDS encoding NADP-dependent oxidoreductase, with the protein MNRQITLASRPVGYPKESDFNLVEVPIPAPEDGEVLVKTIYLSVDPYMRGRINAAKSYAANVEIDEIMIGSVIAQVMASKHPNFEEGDIVNAGIGWQEYGIAAGDGLRKIDSTIAPISTGAGILGMPGLTAYFGLLKIGKLQERETVFVSGAAGAVGSVVGQIAKIKGCRVVGSAGTDEKVAYIVDELGFDAAFNYKEVDDYETELQTLLPDGIDVYFDNVGGVITDAVFPNLRIKGRVVICGQISQYNLEKPETGPRFLWNMITKRARIEGFLVSEFADQHAEALIEMSEWLRQGRLKYRETIEEGGIENAPAAFISMLKGGNIGKQLVKIADID; encoded by the coding sequence ATGAATCGTCAAATTACCCTCGCTTCCCGGCCTGTAGGGTATCCCAAGGAATCGGATTTCAACTTAGTTGAGGTGCCTATTCCAGCACCCGAAGATGGGGAAGTATTGGTAAAGACCATCTACCTCTCGGTTGATCCGTATATGCGGGGACGGATTAATGCCGCGAAATCTTACGCCGCGAATGTAGAAATTGATGAGATCATGATCGGCAGTGTTATCGCTCAGGTTATGGCATCGAAGCATCCAAATTTCGAGGAAGGCGATATCGTGAATGCTGGCATCGGGTGGCAGGAATACGGCATCGCTGCTGGGGATGGGCTGCGGAAGATTGATTCGACAATCGCACCTATCTCAACAGGTGCTGGAATTCTCGGTATGCCGGGGTTGACAGCCTACTTCGGCTTGCTTAAGATTGGAAAACTTCAAGAACGAGAGACCGTATTTGTCTCTGGTGCTGCTGGCGCAGTCGGTTCCGTCGTCGGGCAGATCGCAAAAATCAAAGGGTGTCGGGTTGTCGGTTCTGCGGGAACTGATGAAAAGGTTGCATACATCGTTGATGAACTCGGTTTTGATGCAGCGTTTAACTATAAGGAGGTCGACGATTACGAAACAGAACTCCAAACACTTCTTCCTGATGGTATTGATGTCTATTTTGACAACGTCGGTGGCGTTATCACAGATGCCGTTTTCCCCAATTTAAGGATCAAGGGACGCGTCGTAATCTGTGGACAGATTTCGCAATATAACTTGGAGAAACCGGAAACAGGACCGCGTTTCCTCTGGAATATGATCACCAAGCGTGCGAGAATTGAAGGCTTCCTCGTTTCTGAGTTTGCGGATCAACATGCGGAAGCACTTATTGAGATGTCAGAGTGGTTACGGCAGGGTAGGTTGAAATATCGTGAGACGATCGAAGAAGGTGGAATTGAAAACGCGCCCGCAGCGTTTATTAGCATGCTGAAAGGTGGCAATATCGGCAAACAGCTCGTTAAAATCGCTGACATAGACTAA